The genomic interval CATATCATTAAATTATCGTTTCTCCTTATTAAATATGCAACAAAAAAGAGCAGGTTACGATCCTGCTCGCTTTTTTAATGGCTTAATTTGAAGCAACCATAGCATGTCATCTCACTAGCCTTAATGACTTATCATTTATTTCTTTATTTCAATGACAATATCATCTAATTTAATTTGTTCTCTACCTCTACCTGATTTTTTAGGCAATACAATTTCTTTTGAACCTTCTTCTCTCGTTATTTCTAATGATCCATGATTTTCGGCAGTGTGTTCATACAAGTTTATTTGAGATGTCAGTATAAGCTTGGTAGCATTTGGGTCTAATTTTTCGAAGGTTTTACTCCAGTTCATGTTATAGCCGCTTCGCTCACCTGCTCCTCCATTGCCTTTACCTACATAATGATTGCCTAAGTCGTCTTTAATTTCGATATCCACATCTACAGCATCCCATTCATTTCTTGTCTCATCCGAAATCACTTGATTGTAATAAACGATAAAGCTCATGGGGGTGTAGGATATATGGTTTATGTTCACTTTTACTCCCTCATGTTCAATACTTTGATTTATGATCTGTGTTTGATTCGCCGTTGCGTCTAAAGAAAGAGCAAAGTTCCATTTACCTTGTATTTTCTCTTCGTTATTTTGATCTGTTATATTTTCAATAGTCCAATTTAAATTTACGTGATCCAATTCCTTTTGATTACGAAAATCGATATTGCTTTGCACTAAACCTACATAACTATTCTCATCCACTTTTGTAATTTCAGAGCTTTGACTACCACCGAGTGCTCCTTTTGCAAATAATAAACCATGTAACTTTGGTTCGTCACCCAAGTCTTGTTTACTTTCTAATGCATAGGTTAAGGTAACCGATTTCCCATCAAAAATCGCATCTTCTATCGTCACTTTTATGCCGCTGCTCTCCTTTGACATGTTAATTTCGCTGGAATATTTCTTATAGTCATCATAAAATCCGACCCTTCCGGTATCCAATAACCTGAATATATTTCTTATAACGGGGATTTCACTAGCATAAGCAGGGAACGTAATGCCAAAGGTAGCAGTCGTTAAACCGATTAGAATGACTGCAGCAGCAGCATTCTTTTTCCAACGCTGTGTTTTTTTATTTTCAGCTAAGGACTGCTTTAATGCTTTCATGACCTTGGTCTTTTCAAATTCAGTTACTTCCATTTCCACAAACTGCTTGTCGTCTAGATCTATATCGTTTAATAATTCATATATATCCTTCATCATACACTACCTTTCCAATTCAGCTGCATCGCTTTGGTGTAAAGTGTCTTTTTCCCTCTATAAATTCGATTATCGATGGAAGATTTCGTTAAATCGAGTTTCGCTGATATATCCTCTGTTTTTAATCCAAGAAAAAATTTCATTATAAAAATATCCCGATCCAC from Paenibacillus sp. FSL K6-3182 carries:
- a CDS encoding DUF4179 domain-containing protein — translated: MKDIYELLNDIDLDDKQFVEMEVTEFEKTKVMKALKQSLAENKKTQRWKKNAAAAVILIGLTTATFGITFPAYASEIPVIRNIFRLLDTGRVGFYDDYKKYSSEINMSKESSGIKVTIEDAIFDGKSVTLTYALESKQDLGDEPKLHGLLFAKGALGGSQSSEITKVDENSYVGLVQSNIDFRNQKELDHVNLNWTIENITDQNNEEKIQGKWNFALSLDATANQTQIINQSIEHEGVKVNINHISYTPMSFIVYYNQVISDETRNEWDAVDVDIEIKDDLGNHYVGKGNGGAGERSGYNMNWSKTFEKLDPNATKLILTSQINLYEHTAENHGSLEITREEGSKEIVLPKKSGRGREQIKLDDIVIEIKK